AGGATTTCCCCTCCCACGATACGACCGGGAGGATTAGGAATTAATCGCATAATGGATGTGGCAGTAATACTCTTACCGCTGCCTGATTCCCCCACCACAGCCAGGGTCTCGCCACGGTTTAAATAAAAACTTACACCGTCAACGGCCGGTACCACTCCATCCTCCAGGAAAAAGTGGGTTTTGAGGTCCTTTACTTCTAATAATGTCTGTGTCATTCGACCCACCTCCTAGCGGCGCAACCGTGGATCCAGTGCATCCCGCAGGCCATCCCCCAGCAGGTTAAAGGCCATAACCGTCAGGGTAATTGCAATACCCGGGAAAAACACCAGATGCGGCGCATTATACATATATCCTCGACCACTTCCCAACATGGTTCCCCATTCTGCGAAGGGCGGTGCAACCCCCAGACCTAGGAACCCCAGAGCAGATGTCTCCAGGATAGCGGTGGAGATACCAAGGGTGGCACGCACAATTACTGGGGCCATAACGTTAGGCATGATATGTTTGAAAATAATTTGAAAGTCATTGTTCCCAATGGCTCGGGCAGCCTGTACATACTCATTTTCTTTAACGGACAATACGGACCCCCGAATAATTCGAGCATATTCAGGAATAGACACAATACCAATGGCAATAATGGCATTTTCTACCCCCCGACCCAAAACAGCCATTAGGGCTATGGCCAGCAAAATAGAGGGGAAGGCCAGCATAATATCCATAAAACGCATAATAATGTTATCCAAACGACCACCGTAATAACCGGCCGCAGAACCAACCACCATGCCTACCGATAGGGCAATGCACACAGCAATCAAACCCACCCGCAGG
This genomic interval from Desulforamulus reducens MI-1 contains the following:
- the nikC gene encoding nickel transporter permease: MPQAQTSAPVPQPAEQTYSPLADFWHRLRKNKLAMVSLIFLLTLTFVAIFAPFVAPYDPYLSEMPKALHGPSAQHWLGNDELGRDILSRIIYGAGVSLRVGLIAVCIALSVGMVVGSAAGYYGGRLDNIIMRFMDIMLAFPSILLAIALMAVLGRGVENAIIAIGIVSIPEYARIIRGSVLSVKENEYVQAARAIGNNDFQIIFKHIMPNVMAPVIVRATLGISTAILETSALGFLGLGVAPPFAEWGTMLGSGRGYMYNAPHLVFFPGIAITLTVMAFNLLGDGLRDALDPRLRR